From one Sphingomonas sp. BT-65 genomic stretch:
- a CDS encoding pectinesterase family protein encodes MKRLLLGLLLLGWSSLAIAETVQVAPRGKGYRTVGAAIAALPASGGEVRIAPGTYREKLWIGKANVHLTGIGAKPEDVVLVYGDSSITVGNTYKTPSVYVAGDGFRADNLTIANDWGSDPARKNSQAVALALSGDRAVLTRVRILSTQDTLYLVQPQGKQNRHVFRDCYVEGHVDFVFGNAKAYFERCHLHGVERSNIFYTAQSRNSPDEDSAFVFSDCRLTSYPASDGVFLGRAWRPYARVIWLNTQMDAPIAPAGWREWYPDRSKTLDTAYYAEYRSRGPGASPATRDPRSHQLSDAEAEQWTLSAFFKGDIGWIDPLAK; translated from the coding sequence ATGAAGCGGCTGCTGCTCGGCCTGCTGCTGCTCGGCTGGTCGTCGCTCGCCATCGCCGAGACGGTGCAGGTGGCGCCGCGCGGCAAGGGGTATCGGACCGTCGGCGCGGCGATCGCGGCGTTGCCGGCGTCCGGCGGCGAGGTGCGGATCGCGCCGGGCACCTATCGCGAGAAGCTGTGGATCGGGAAGGCGAACGTCCACCTGACCGGTATCGGGGCCAAGCCCGAGGATGTCGTGCTGGTCTATGGCGACAGCTCGATCACGGTGGGCAACACCTACAAGACGCCGAGCGTCTATGTGGCGGGGGACGGCTTCCGCGCCGACAATCTGACGATCGCGAACGATTGGGGCAGCGATCCGGCGCGCAAGAACTCGCAGGCAGTCGCGCTCGCGCTATCGGGCGACCGCGCGGTGCTCACCCGCGTGCGCATCCTGAGCACGCAGGACACGCTCTATCTGGTCCAGCCGCAGGGCAAGCAGAACCGCCACGTCTTTCGCGACTGCTATGTCGAGGGGCATGTCGACTTCGTGTTCGGCAATGCCAAGGCCTATTTCGAGCGGTGCCATCTCCACGGGGTCGAGCGCTCGAACATCTTCTACACCGCGCAGAGCCGCAACAGCCCCGACGAGGACAGCGCCTTCGTGTTCAGCGACTGCCGGCTGACCTCGTACCCGGCGTCGGACGGCGTGTTCCTGGGGCGCGCGTGGCGGCCCTATGCCCGGGTGATCTGGCTCAACACGCAGATGGACGCGCCCATCGCACCGGCGGGCTGGCGCGAATGGTATCCTGACCGGTCTAAGACGCTGGATACGGCTTATTACGCCGAATATCGTTCGCGCGGGCCGGGCGCGTCGCCTGCCACGCGCGATCCCCGCTCGCATCAGTTGAGCGACGCGGAAGCGGAGCAGTGGACGCTGTCCGCGTTCTTCAAAGGCGATATCGGCTGGATCGACCCGCTAGCAAAATAG